A genomic region of Bombina bombina isolate aBomBom1 unplaced genomic scaffold, aBomBom1.pri scaffold_757, whole genome shotgun sequence contains the following coding sequences:
- the FTSJ1 gene encoding putative tRNA (cytidine(32)/guanosine(34)-2'-O)-methyltransferase produces the protein MGRSSKDKRDIYYRLAKEEGWRARSAFKLLQLDEEYRLFHGVQRAVDLCAAPGSWSQVLSRKLRGSDEQNSDVKIVSVDLQAMAPLPGVIQIQGDITKVSTAHEIIRHFEGQPADLVVCDGAPDVTGLHDIDEYIQAQLLLAALNITTHVLRRGGTFVAKIFRGKDVTLLYSQLKIFFKEVTCAKPRSSRNSSIEAFVVCQGYCPPDGYVPNMSNPLLDHCYDVDFNQLEGPNRVIVPFLACGDLSAYDSDRTYPLQLEPGKEYSYVPPTQPPIRPPYEEACFLKKNNLLAKEKPPCSSNDRNTSLANQEEAASGCEGPELGRLKISS, from the exons ATGGGACGCTCATCCAAGGATAAGAGGGACATTTATTACCGCCTGGCCAAAGAGGAGGGCTGGAGAGCGAGAAGTGCTTTTAAACTGCTACAGCTTGATGAAGAGTACAGGCTTTTCCATG GAGTGCAGAGAGCTGTAGATCTTTGTGCCGCCCCTGGTAGCTGGAGCCAGGTGCTCAGTAGGAAACTGAG GGGTAGCGATGAGCAGAATTCTGATGTTAAGATTGTGTCAGTCGACCTTCAGGCTATGGCacctcttcctggagtcattcagaTTCAAGGCGATATTACTAAG GTCTCTACGGCTCACGAGATTATCCGACACTTTGAGGGACAACCAGCTGATCTTGTTGTGTGTGATGGAGCGCCAGATG TGACCGGACTACATGATATTGACGAGTACATACAAGCTCAGCTGCTGCTGGCG gcCTTAAATATCACAACACATGTGCTGAGGCGAGGAGGCACCTTTGTGGCTAAG ATATTCCGGGGGAAGGATGTTACTCTCCTCTATTCCCAGCTGAAGATATTTTTCAAGGAGGTAACATGCGCCAAACCTCGGAGCAGCCGCAACTCCAGCATCG AGGCCTTTGTTGTTTGTCAAGGTTATTGTCCCCCAGACGGATATGTCCCCAATATGTCCAACCCTCTGCTAGATCATTGCTATG ATGTGGATTTTAACCAGCTGGAGGGCCCTAACCGTGTAATTGTACCATTCTTGGCATGTGGTGATCTCAGTGCGTATGACTCAGATAGAACTTACCCACTTCAG CTTGAGCCAGGCAAAGAGTACAGCTACGTGCCTCCCACCCAACCCCCAATCCGCCCACCCTATGAAGAAGCTTGTTTCTTAAAGAAAAATAACCTGCTTGCCAAGGAGAAACCTCCATGCTCATCAAATGACCGCAACACTTCATTAGCCAATCAGGAGGAGGCTGCCAGTGGGTGCGAGGGTCCTGAGTTGGGGCGCCTAAAAATTTCTTCTTGA